A genomic segment from Mesotoga sp. UBA6090 encodes:
- the ppdK gene encoding pyruvate, phosphate dikinase produces MSEKFVYYFGKKKAEGDAKMKNLLGGKGANLSEMVKIGIPVPPGFTISTEVCKYYYEHGNKYPKSLENEVEEAVKLLEEETGKGFGSTERPLLVSVRSGAAISMPGMMDTILNLGLNDDTVNGLVKESGNPRFCYDAYRRFLQMFGDVVLKIEHSEFEGALKSIKKEKGVKLDTELDAEDMKEVVKRYLEVYKKAGKEFPQDPWKQLWMAIDAVFGSWMNERAIKYRALNGIKEGELLGTAVNVVAMVFGNTGEDSGTGVAFTRDPNTGEKQFYGEYLPNAQGEDVVAGTRTPFPLTKLQDISPAVYDQLLDIFSKLENHYRDMQDIEFTVEHGILYLLQTRNGKRTPYASVKIAVDLAEEKKISKEEAVMRVTPEHIETLLHPYFTKETMESAELLAKGIAASPGAAAGVVAFDPETAERMVRDESKSVILVRPETSPEDIAGMAAAQGILTSTGGKTSHAAVVARGMGKTCIVGCEAVEVDQKTRVMKVNGKIIKEGEWISIDGTSGEVFMGKLDSVKPQGLEGPLAKLLNWADEIRKLGIRTNADTPNDAKIAREFGAEGIGLTRTEHMFFQEDRIFAVRQMITSNTKEQREKSLAKILPMQEEDFYGIFKAMEGLPVTIRLLDPPLHEFLPKDEEDVKELSEEMGMTYEELKATIEDLHEFNPMMGFRGCRLAVVYPEIAEMQTKAIIGAALRLVKEGKSVVPEIMIPLIVELEELKYVKSIIMKAAEELVVESGMKLEYKVGTMIEVPRAALTADEIAKEAEFFSFGTNDLTQMTYGFSRDDYGKFVGDYLEKDILESDPFQKLDRTGVGQLVKMGTEKGRSTRPDLKVGICGEHGGEPSSVEFCHIVGLNYVSCSPYRVPVARLAAAQAVVKNG; encoded by the coding sequence GTGTCAGAGAAATTTGTGTACTATTTTGGAAAAAAGAAGGCCGAAGGAGACGCGAAGATGAAGAATCTTCTTGGCGGAAAGGGAGCAAACCTATCCGAGATGGTTAAGATAGGGATACCTGTTCCTCCGGGATTCACTATTTCCACAGAGGTCTGCAAGTACTACTACGAGCACGGTAATAAATATCCAAAAAGCCTGGAGAATGAAGTGGAAGAAGCTGTAAAGCTTTTGGAAGAAGAAACAGGAAAGGGGTTTGGTTCTACTGAGAGACCACTGCTTGTTTCGGTGAGGTCAGGGGCAGCAATCTCAATGCCTGGCATGATGGACACGATTCTAAATCTTGGTCTCAATGATGACACTGTAAATGGTTTGGTCAAAGAGTCCGGCAATCCCAGATTCTGCTACGACGCCTATAGAAGATTTCTTCAGATGTTCGGCGACGTTGTTCTAAAAATCGAGCACTCCGAGTTCGAAGGAGCACTGAAGAGTATCAAGAAGGAAAAAGGCGTGAAACTTGATACGGAACTTGATGCAGAAGATATGAAAGAGGTCGTGAAGAGATATCTAGAGGTCTACAAGAAGGCCGGCAAAGAGTTCCCTCAGGATCCTTGGAAACAATTGTGGATGGCGATTGACGCAGTATTTGGTAGTTGGATGAATGAAAGGGCGATAAAGTATCGTGCCCTTAATGGAATAAAAGAAGGAGAACTTCTGGGAACTGCGGTGAACGTTGTGGCAATGGTTTTTGGCAACACGGGAGAAGATAGCGGAACGGGAGTCGCATTCACGAGAGATCCTAATACCGGCGAGAAGCAATTCTATGGAGAGTATTTGCCGAACGCTCAGGGAGAGGACGTTGTTGCCGGAACGCGTACGCCATTCCCTCTAACAAAACTTCAGGATATTAGTCCAGCAGTTTACGATCAGCTACTAGATATCTTTAGCAAACTGGAAAACCATTATAGAGACATGCAGGATATTGAATTTACTGTTGAACACGGGATTCTGTATTTGCTTCAGACTCGTAATGGAAAGCGAACGCCCTACGCAAGCGTCAAGATCGCAGTTGATCTTGCTGAAGAAAAGAAAATTTCCAAAGAAGAAGCAGTTATGAGAGTCACCCCCGAACATATCGAGACTCTTCTTCACCCTTATTTCACGAAGGAGACTATGGAGAGTGCGGAGCTCCTCGCAAAGGGAATAGCAGCATCTCCGGGAGCGGCAGCCGGAGTAGTTGCCTTTGACCCCGAAACGGCAGAAAGAATGGTTAGGGATGAGAGCAAATCTGTCATTCTTGTTAGGCCGGAAACTTCTCCAGAAGATATTGCCGGAATGGCGGCTGCCCAGGGGATTCTGACCTCTACTGGAGGCAAGACTTCTCATGCCGCAGTCGTTGCCAGAGGAATGGGCAAGACCTGTATTGTAGGTTGTGAAGCCGTTGAAGTTGATCAGAAGACAAGAGTCATGAAGGTGAATGGAAAGATTATAAAGGAAGGCGAATGGATAAGCATCGACGGTACTTCTGGCGAGGTCTTCATGGGCAAGCTGGATTCCGTCAAGCCTCAGGGTCTCGAAGGGCCTCTGGCTAAGCTCCTCAATTGGGCAGACGAAATCAGGAAACTCGGAATAAGGACCAACGCCGACACTCCAAACGATGCGAAGATAGCTCGGGAGTTCGGTGCAGAAGGAATAGGTCTTACGAGGACCGAGCACATGTTCTTCCAGGAAGACAGGATTTTTGCTGTCCGACAGATGATTACCTCTAATACGAAAGAGCAGAGAGAGAAGTCACTGGCTAAGATTCTTCCGATGCAGGAAGAGGATTTTTATGGGATATTCAAGGCTATGGAAGGGCTTCCTGTCACTATAAGGCTTCTCGATCCCCCTCTTCACGAATTCCTTCCAAAAGATGAAGAGGACGTGAAAGAACTTTCAGAAGAGATGGGCATGACATATGAGGAGCTCAAGGCAACTATTGAAGATCTTCATGAATTCAACCCGATGATGGGATTCAGAGGTTGCAGACTTGCCGTAGTATATCCTGAGATAGCCGAAATGCAGACTAAGGCGATAATTGGAGCAGCTCTGCGCTTAGTGAAGGAAGGAAAGTCAGTCGTTCCCGAAATCATGATTCCATTGATTGTCGAGCTAGAAGAGTTGAAGTACGTCAAATCGATAATCATGAAGGCGGCCGAGGAACTGGTTGTTGAGTCGGGAATGAAGCTTGAATACAAGGTCGGAACAATGATTGAGGTGCCGAGAGCCGCACTGACTGCTGATGAAATAGCCAAAGAAGCAGAGTTCTTTAGCTTCGGAACAAATGACCTTACTCAGATGACCTATGGGTTTAGCAGAGACGACTATGGAAAATTCGTCGGCGATTATTTGGAGAAGGACATTTTAGAGAGTGATCCATTCCAGAAGTTGGACAGAACCGGTGTTGGACAGCTCGTTAAAATGGGAACAGAGAAGGGACGCTCAACCAGGCCGGATCTTAAGGTAGGAATCTGTGGTGAGCATGGTGGAGAGCCTTCATCGGTTGAATTCTGTCATATTGTAGGTCTCAATTATGTCAGTTGTTCTCCTTACAGAGTTCCCGTGGCTAGGTTAGCGGCAGCTCAAGCAGTAGTGAAGAATGGATAG
- a CDS encoding glycine betaine ABC transporter substrate-binding protein, producing the protein MKRVFLITLVVLVATVMSFGQTRLSVGAKNFTEQYIVSSMISQLLENAGFRVTENFGMSSFVARSALETGQIDLYADYTGTAWPTYLGHEKMIRDPLELYNAVKAEDLENGIVWLDMANFNNTYALAVRRDFAAEHGLATLEDLAELTHEDPDLLFGVVYEFLERDDGFWPMCETYGFAVEKRQVKTMEIGLTYEALDKNQIDVAMVFSTDGKLEKYNLLVLEDTKNFFPSYNLAVTVRKEVLDNNPEIEEILRPISVYLSEPIMIRLNYLVDAGGYEPDEVAEGFLKGLGLID; encoded by the coding sequence TTGAAGAGAGTATTTCTTATTACGCTGGTAGTATTAGTGGCAACGGTCATGTCATTTGGTCAGACAAGACTGAGTGTTGGAGCAAAAAACTTCACAGAACAGTACATTGTAAGTAGCATGATTTCTCAGCTTCTGGAAAATGCCGGGTTCAGAGTGACCGAGAATTTTGGAATGAGCTCGTTTGTTGCAAGAAGTGCACTCGAAACTGGACAGATTGATCTTTACGCAGACTATACGGGTACGGCCTGGCCAACGTATTTGGGCCACGAAAAGATGATCAGAGATCCTCTTGAACTTTACAATGCTGTAAAGGCCGAAGATCTCGAAAATGGCATTGTATGGCTTGACATGGCCAATTTCAACAACACTTATGCTCTTGCAGTTAGAAGAGATTTCGCTGCTGAGCATGGACTTGCAACACTCGAAGATCTCGCTGAGCTAACCCACGAAGATCCGGATCTTCTCTTTGGAGTCGTATATGAATTCCTTGAAAGAGATGATGGGTTCTGGCCGATGTGTGAGACATACGGTTTTGCTGTGGAAAAGAGGCAAGTGAAGACAATGGAGATCGGGCTTACCTATGAGGCACTTGACAAGAACCAGATCGATGTTGCCATGGTCTTTTCTACTGACGGAAAGCTGGAGAAATACAATCTGCTTGTACTCGAAGATACCAAGAATTTCTTCCCGTCATACAATCTTGCAGTTACCGTACGTAAGGAAGTGCTGGATAACAATCCCGAGATAGAAGAGATCTTGAGACCAATATCTGTTTATCTTTCGGAACCAATAATGATCAGGCTGAATTATTTGGTAGACGCTGGTGGTTATGAGCCGGATGAAGTTGCCGAAGGATTCCTTAAGGGATTGGGTCTGATAGATTAA
- a CDS encoding ABC transporter permease, whose protein sequence is MEVLEYMVENSGYIMEKFLEHVFIFLASWSMAVVAGVAIGIFVTRPGHRRAGNLVLSITGATQAVPSIAVIALVFLFMGIGAPPAVVALFLYSLVPVVFNTASGLMNVSMKMKEAAKGMGMTNRQVLWKVEMPVTVPTMLSGIRSSATINIGTTAIAASIGAGGLGEIIFTGLRMTKGPMIIAGAIPVTILAIAVDIILGFSEKALTSKGLRT, encoded by the coding sequence ATGGAAGTCTTGGAATATATGGTCGAGAATTCTGGTTACATCATGGAAAAGTTTCTTGAACACGTTTTCATTTTCCTTGCTTCCTGGAGTATGGCGGTAGTGGCGGGGGTTGCAATTGGAATTTTCGTTACCAGGCCAGGTCACAGAAGGGCCGGTAACCTGGTTTTATCGATTACAGGAGCAACTCAGGCCGTACCCAGTATCGCAGTGATCGCTCTTGTTTTCCTCTTCATGGGAATTGGAGCCCCGCCAGCTGTGGTGGCTCTGTTCCTGTACAGTCTTGTGCCAGTAGTTTTCAACACTGCTTCCGGCTTAATGAATGTTTCGATGAAGATGAAAGAGGCGGCTAAAGGAATGGGAATGACTAACAGGCAGGTATTGTGGAAGGTGGAAATGCCTGTCACAGTTCCAACAATGCTTTCGGGAATTAGAAGCTCGGCGACAATAAATATCGGTACTACTGCTATTGCCGCATCAATTGGTGCGGGTGGTCTGGGAGAGATTATTTTCACAGGACTCCGTATGACAAAGGGTCCAATGATAATTGCAGGAGCAATTCCTGTGACGATCCTGGCGATAGCAGTAGACATAATCCTAGGTTTTTCGGAGAAGGCTCTGACTTCGAAAGGCCTCAGAACATAG
- a CDS encoding betaine/proline/choline family ABC transporter ATP-binding protein (Members of the family are the ATP-binding subunit of ABC transporters for substrates such as betaine, L-proline or other amino acids, choline, carnitine, etc. The substrate specificity is best determined from the substrate-binding subunit, rather than this subunit, as it interacts with the permease subunit and not with substrate directly.), which yields MSIEFKDVVKEYEVGIRAVDNLNISFEDKKLTILIGPSGCGKTTTLKMINRLVEKTSGEIIVEGTSLDEINPIKLRRSIGYVIQEIGLFPHMTVFDNIAVTPRLMKWDESRTKKHVYELLDLVNLEPSDFAEKYPAQLSGGQRQRVGVARGLASDPKIVLMDEPFGAIDPINREKLQDGFLEIQSKIEKTIIFVTHDIREAIKLGDKIAILDNGKLVQYADTMKVVQEPANEFVEDLLGADRALKGLELVRVRETYVPGGKWIEDTGDCDVKKAKDFLNNEGRKFAYVVDGNKRLKGYVMLKQLKKASDEEPLKDYLRSIETIQPLSNLMEAMSLIMNTGLSSLPVVDDKERLLGTLRFKDLVNLVGTYESSDEE from the coding sequence ATGTCGATAGAATTCAAGGACGTAGTCAAAGAATACGAAGTCGGAATCAGAGCTGTGGACAATCTGAACATATCATTTGAAGATAAGAAACTGACAATACTTATTGGCCCTTCTGGTTGTGGAAAGACAACTACTCTCAAGATGATCAACAGATTGGTTGAGAAGACCAGCGGGGAGATTATTGTCGAAGGGACTTCTCTTGACGAAATTAACCCCATCAAATTGAGGAGAAGCATTGGCTATGTGATTCAGGAGATTGGGCTTTTTCCTCACATGACCGTTTTCGATAATATTGCCGTAACTCCCAGACTAATGAAGTGGGATGAATCAAGGACAAAGAAGCATGTCTACGAACTACTTGATTTAGTTAATCTCGAGCCTTCTGATTTCGCAGAGAAGTATCCGGCGCAACTTTCGGGTGGTCAACGCCAGAGAGTCGGAGTTGCGAGAGGTCTAGCTTCTGACCCCAAGATAGTTCTTATGGATGAACCTTTTGGGGCAATAGACCCAATAAACCGCGAAAAACTTCAGGACGGGTTTCTCGAGATTCAGTCGAAGATCGAGAAGACGATTATCTTTGTTACTCACGATATTCGAGAAGCGATTAAATTGGGTGATAAGATAGCTATTCTAGACAATGGAAAGCTAGTTCAGTATGCCGATACCATGAAGGTAGTTCAGGAACCGGCTAACGAGTTTGTTGAAGATCTTCTTGGTGCAGACAGAGCGTTGAAGGGTCTTGAACTTGTTCGAGTAAGAGAGACTTACGTTCCCGGTGGAAAGTGGATCGAAGATACAGGTGACTGCGATGTGAAAAAGGCAAAGGATTTTCTCAACAATGAGGGAAGGAAATTTGCCTACGTTGTCGATGGTAACAAGAGACTTAAGGGCTATGTGATGCTGAAACAGCTCAAAAAAGCGTCTGATGAAGAGCCCCTGAAGGATTACTTGAGATCTATCGAGACCATACAACCTCTTTCGAATTTGATGGAGGCGATGTCATTGATCATGAATACCGGGCTTTCCTCATTACCGGTAGTAGATGATAAAGAGAGGCTACTTGGTACCCTGAGGTTCAAAGATCTTGTAAACCTAGTAGGCACTTATGAATCATCTGATGAGGAGTGA